In Paraburkholderia flava, one genomic interval encodes:
- a CDS encoding DegQ family serine endoprotease, translating into MTTFPVRKFLAAAAVAVCLPFVPHTASAAPAASLPDFTDLVDKVGPAVVNIRTTTKVSNSTRGLPPGLDDGDMSEFFRRFFGIPLPQSPQPGTPRGKGGNGGKGDNGGDGGSGGSQDAPDNGSDSEQSSGVGSGFILSSDGYVMTNAHVVDDADTIYVTLTDKREFKAKLIGVDDRTDVAVVKISAANLPTVTIGDSNKVRVGEWVVAIGSPFGLENTVTAGIVSAKGRDTGDYLPFIQTDVAVNPGNSGGPLINMQGEVIGINSQIYSRTGGFMGISFAIPIDEAMRVADQLKTTGKVTRGRIAVAIGEVTKDVADSLGLPRAQGALVSSVEPGGPADKAGVQPGDIILKFNGHSVDTATDLPRMVGDTKPGTKATITVWRKGQSRDLPVTIAEMQTDKVAKADQKKTPAPKPRASNSLGIAVSDLPADQQKALKVNGGVQVDSVDGPAVRVGLQRGDIILRVGDTDITGARQFEEVTSHLDPSKMVALLVRRGDNTQFVPIRPRGPAQK; encoded by the coding sequence ATGACGACTTTCCCGGTGCGCAAATTCCTCGCGGCCGCAGCGGTGGCTGTTTGCCTGCCGTTCGTACCGCATACGGCTTCCGCGGCGCCCGCGGCCAGTCTTCCCGACTTCACCGATCTCGTCGACAAGGTCGGTCCCGCTGTCGTCAACATTCGCACGACCACCAAGGTGTCGAATTCGACGCGCGGTTTGCCGCCGGGTCTCGACGACGGCGACATGTCCGAATTCTTCCGTCGCTTCTTCGGCATTCCGTTGCCGCAGTCGCCGCAGCCCGGTACGCCGCGCGGCAAAGGCGGCAATGGTGGGAAGGGAGACAACGGCGGCGATGGCGGTAGCGGCGGCAGTCAGGATGCGCCCGATAACGGCAGCGATTCCGAACAGAGCAGCGGCGTCGGCTCGGGCTTCATCCTGTCGTCGGATGGCTACGTGATGACCAACGCGCACGTCGTCGACGATGCGGACACGATCTACGTGACGCTCACCGACAAGCGCGAATTCAAGGCGAAGCTGATCGGCGTCGACGATCGCACCGACGTCGCCGTCGTGAAGATCAGCGCGGCGAATCTGCCCACGGTGACGATCGGCGACTCGAACAAGGTGCGCGTCGGCGAATGGGTCGTCGCGATCGGTTCGCCGTTCGGGCTCGAGAACACGGTCACGGCAGGCATCGTCAGCGCGAAGGGTCGGGATACGGGCGACTATCTGCCGTTCATCCAGACCGACGTGGCCGTCAATCCGGGTAATTCGGGCGGTCCGCTGATCAACATGCAGGGCGAGGTGATCGGCATCAACTCGCAGATCTACAGCCGCACCGGCGGCTTCATGGGGATTTCGTTCGCGATTCCGATCGACGAAGCGATGCGTGTCGCCGATCAGCTGAAGACCACCGGCAAGGTTACGCGAGGTCGCATTGCGGTTGCGATCGGCGAGGTGACGAAGGACGTCGCCGATTCGCTCGGCTTGCCGCGGGCGCAGGGTGCGCTCGTCAGCAGCGTCGAACCCGGCGGTCCGGCCGACAAGGCTGGCGTGCAGCCCGGCGACATCATCCTGAAGTTCAACGGCCATTCGGTCGATACCGCGACCGATCTGCCGCGGATGGTCGGCGATACGAAGCCGGGCACGAAGGCGACGATCACCGTGTGGCGCAAGGGTCAGTCGCGCGATCTGCCGGTCACGATCGCGGAAATGCAGACGGACAAGGTCGCGAAGGCCGACCAGAAGAAGACCCCGGCGCCGAAGCCGCGCGCGTCGAATTCGCTCGGTATCGCGGTCAGCGACTTGCCGGCCGACCAGCAGAAAGCGTTGAAGGTGAACGGCGGCGTGCAGGTCGATTCGGTCGATGGTCCGGCGGTGCGTGTCGGTCTGCAGCGTGGCGACATCATCCTGCGCGTCGGCGATACCGACATCACGGGCGCCCGTCAGTTCGAAGAAGTGACGTCGCACCTGGATCCGTCGAAGATGGTCGCGCTGCTGGTTCGCCGCGGCGACAACACGCAGTTCGTCCCGATCCGTCCGCGCGGACCCGCGCAGAAGTGA
- a CDS encoding beta-ketoacyl-ACP synthase III: MAQTLYSRVLGTGSYLPPGRVTNQELADRLAKQGVETSDEWIVARTGIHARHFAEPDVTTSDLALIAAQRAIEAADIDPQSIDLIIVATSTPDFVFPSTACLLQNKLGIRNNGAAFDVQAVCSGFAYAVATADSFIRSGQHRTALVIGAETFSRILDFNDRTTCVLFGDGAGAVILSASDEPGVLASALHADGRYSNILCTPGNVNGGVVSGSAFLHMDGQAVFKLAVNVLEKVALEALEKAGLSSDQIDWLIPHQANIRIMQSTCRKLGLPQERMVVTVGEHGNTSAASIPLALDVAVRDGRIKRGHHVMIEGVGGGFTWGASVIRM; the protein is encoded by the coding sequence ATGGCTCAAACCTTATATTCCCGCGTGCTGGGCACCGGCAGCTATCTGCCGCCCGGACGCGTCACCAACCAGGAACTGGCCGACCGTCTCGCGAAGCAGGGTGTCGAGACGAGCGACGAATGGATCGTTGCGCGCACGGGCATTCATGCGCGTCATTTCGCCGAACCTGACGTCACGACCAGCGACCTCGCGTTGATCGCCGCACAGCGCGCGATCGAAGCGGCCGATATCGATCCGCAGTCCATCGATCTGATCATCGTCGCGACGTCCACGCCCGACTTCGTCTTTCCTAGTACCGCGTGCCTGCTGCAGAACAAGCTGGGTATCCGCAACAACGGCGCGGCGTTCGACGTGCAGGCCGTCTGTTCCGGTTTCGCGTACGCGGTCGCGACGGCCGACAGCTTCATCCGCAGCGGACAGCATCGTACGGCGCTGGTCATCGGCGCGGAGACGTTCTCACGCATTCTCGATTTCAACGACCGCACGACGTGCGTGCTGTTCGGCGACGGCGCAGGCGCAGTCATCCTGTCTGCATCGGATGAACCCGGTGTATTGGCTAGCGCGCTGCATGCGGACGGCCGTTACTCGAACATCCTGTGTACGCCGGGCAACGTGAACGGCGGTGTGGTTTCTGGCAGCGCGTTCCTGCACATGGACGGCCAGGCGGTGTTCAAGCTCGCGGTCAACGTGCTCGAAAAGGTCGCGCTCGAGGCGCTCGAAAAAGCGGGTCTGTCGTCCGACCAGATCGACTGGCTGATTCCGCATCAGGCCAACATCCGTATCATGCAGAGCACCTGCCGCAAGCTGGGTCTGCCGCAGGAACGGATGGTCGTCACCGTCGGCGAGCATGGCAACACGTCGGCGGCTTCCATTCCGCTCGCGCTGGACGTCGCGGTGCGCGACGGCCGCATCAAGCGCGGTCATCACGTGATGATCGAAGGCGTCGGCGGCGGGTTCACATGGGGTGCGTCGGTCATCCGCATGTAA
- the acpP gene encoding acyl carrier protein produces the protein MDNIEQRVKKIVAEQLGVAEGEIKNEASFVNDLGADSLDTVELVMALEDEFGMEIPDEEAEKITTVQQAIDYARANVKA, from the coding sequence ATGGACAATATCGAACAGCGCGTCAAGAAGATCGTCGCGGAACAACTGGGTGTTGCAGAAGGCGAGATCAAGAACGAAGCCTCGTTCGTGAACGACCTCGGCGCTGACTCGCTGGACACGGTTGAACTCGTGATGGCCCTCGAAGACGAATTCGGCATGGAAATTCCGGATGAAGAAGCTGAGAAGATCACGACCGTTCAGCAAGCGATCGACTACGCTCGCGCAAACGTCAAGGCCTAA
- the fabG gene encoding 3-oxoacyl-ACP reductase FabG, with amino-acid sequence MEKTLDKQIAIVTGASRGIGRAIASELARQGATVIGTATSESGAAAITEAFNAQGVTGRGAVLNVNDAAAVEALIDSTVKEFGSLGILVNNAGITQDQLAMRMKDDDWDAVIDTNMKAVFRLSRAVLRPMMKARGGRIINITSVVGSTGNPGQANYAAAKAGVAGMTRALAREIGSRGITVNCVAPGFIDTDMTKVLSEEQHAALKTQIPLGRLGSPEDIAHAVAFLASPQAGYITGTTLHVNGGMYM; translated from the coding sequence ATGGAAAAGACTCTCGACAAACAGATCGCGATCGTGACGGGCGCGTCGCGCGGCATCGGCCGTGCGATCGCGAGTGAACTGGCGCGCCAGGGCGCGACCGTGATCGGCACCGCCACCAGCGAAAGCGGCGCAGCCGCGATTACCGAAGCGTTCAATGCGCAGGGCGTGACGGGCCGCGGTGCGGTGCTGAACGTGAACGACGCAGCCGCAGTGGAAGCGTTGATCGATTCGACTGTCAAGGAGTTCGGTTCGCTCGGCATCCTCGTGAACAACGCGGGCATCACGCAGGATCAGCTCGCAATGCGCATGAAGGACGACGACTGGGACGCCGTGATCGACACGAACATGAAGGCCGTATTCCGTCTGTCGCGCGCAGTGCTGCGTCCGATGATGAAAGCGCGCGGCGGCCGCATCATCAACATCACGTCGGTGGTCGGTTCGACGGGCAACCCGGGCCAGGCCAACTACGCGGCGGCGAAGGCCGGTGTGGCCGGCATGACGCGTGCGCTTGCGCGCGAGATCGGCAGCCGCGGCATTACCGTGAACTGCGTCGCGCCGGGCTTCATCGATACCGACATGACGAAGGTGCTGTCCGAAGAGCAACACGCCGCGCTGAAAACGCAGATTCCGCTGGGCCGTCTCGGCAGCCCGGAAGACATCGCGCATGCGGTGGCGTTCCTCGCTTCGCCGCAGGCCGGCTATATCACCGGGACGACGTTGCATGTGAACGGCGGGATGTACATGTAG
- a CDS encoding sigma-E factor negative regulatory protein, with amino-acid sequence MGSVSVQSQASSRGERLSAFVDGELFGDEHLNKLFSDLGHEDRAAWSCYHLIGDALRSDDLAVKPATSSAFLSNFATRLDSEPHLLAPAAMPVARRLLALRRRVVPAFAVAAAAATLTWIVVPQLQGGVPGAQVASVSTHADSVQRVAMASVPAATVQPVAQDANIIRDARLDQYLEAHQQFAQQPVMADTTPLIRAAVTTQGQ; translated from the coding sequence ATGGGGTCGGTCTCGGTGCAATCGCAAGCCAGCTCGCGAGGCGAGCGTCTGTCCGCTTTTGTCGACGGCGAATTGTTCGGCGACGAGCATCTGAACAAGCTGTTTTCTGATCTGGGTCACGAAGATCGTGCCGCGTGGTCGTGCTATCACCTGATCGGCGATGCACTGCGGTCCGACGATCTGGCCGTGAAGCCGGCGACGAGCAGCGCATTTCTCAGCAATTTCGCCACGCGTCTCGACAGCGAGCCGCATCTGCTCGCGCCTGCCGCGATGCCGGTTGCGCGTCGTCTGCTCGCGCTGCGTCGACGTGTCGTGCCCGCGTTCGCAGTTGCGGCCGCAGCGGCAACGCTGACGTGGATCGTCGTGCCGCAACTGCAAGGCGGGGTGCCCGGCGCGCAGGTCGCATCGGTGTCGACTCACGCTGACTCGGTACAGCGCGTGGCAATGGCCTCGGTGCCGGCCGCGACGGTGCAACCGGTCGCGCAGGATGCGAACATCATTCGCGACGCCCGTCTGGACCAGTATCTGGAAGCCCATCAACAATTCGCTCAACAGCCCGTCATGGCCGATACGACGCCGCTGATCCGCGCTGCGGTGACCACGCAAGGCCAATAG
- a CDS encoding glutaredoxin family protein: MAPLTPLVLYGRAWCHLCDDMLEALEPVLAEFGATVDVLDIDADPALEARFNELVPVLMCDGIELCHYHFDEARVRAALTARTHVAAAAHTAARAE; the protein is encoded by the coding sequence ATGGCACCGCTCACGCCGCTCGTTCTCTATGGGCGCGCGTGGTGCCATCTTTGCGACGACATGCTCGAGGCACTCGAGCCTGTATTGGCCGAGTTCGGTGCAACGGTCGACGTGCTCGACATCGACGCGGATCCCGCGCTCGAAGCGCGCTTCAACGAACTGGTGCCGGTGTTGATGTGCGACGGCATCGAACTGTGTCACTACCATTTCGACGAAGCACGCGTACGCGCGGCATTGACGGCGCGTACGCACGTAGCGGCAGCGGCGCACACAGCAGCACGCGCTGAATGA
- the rpoE gene encoding RNA polymerase sigma factor RpoE produces the protein MSEKEIDQVLVERVQKGDKAAFELLVAKYHRKILRLISRLVRDPAEVEDVAQDAFIKAYRALPQFRGESAFYTWLYRIAVNTAKNYLATQGRRAPTSTEADAEEAETFSDADQLRDINTPESMLMSKQIAETVNAAMAVLPEELRTAITLREIEGLSYEEIAEMMGCPIGTVRSRIFRAREAIAAKLRPLLDTPEGKRW, from the coding sequence GTGAGCGAAAAAGAAATTGATCAGGTGCTGGTCGAGCGCGTCCAGAAGGGCGACAAGGCCGCTTTCGAGCTTCTGGTCGCCAAATACCACCGCAAGATCCTTCGGCTGATTTCGCGCCTCGTGCGCGATCCCGCCGAGGTCGAAGACGTGGCCCAGGACGCCTTCATCAAGGCGTACCGGGCATTGCCGCAGTTCCGCGGGGAGTCGGCGTTCTATACGTGGTTGTACCGGATTGCGGTCAACACGGCAAAGAACTACCTTGCGACGCAGGGTCGGCGGGCACCGACGTCGACTGAAGCAGATGCCGAGGAAGCTGAAACTTTCTCGGATGCGGACCAACTAAGGGATATCAACACGCCTGAGTCGATGTTGATGAGCAAGCAGATCGCTGAGACGGTCAATGCTGCGATGGCGGTTTTACCGGAAGAGTTGCGTACCGCCATTACTCTTCGTGAAATTGAGGGTTTGAGCTACGAAGAAATCGCCGAAATGATGGGTTGCCCGATCGGGACCGTCAGATCGCGAATTTTTCGCGCTCGCGAAGCCATTGCGGCAAAATTGCGTCCGCTGCTGGACACACCCGAAGGGAAACGCTGGTAA
- a CDS encoding MucB/RseB C-terminal domain-containing protein — translation MQTLRLNKTTIWGRLPAYLFCAAVLLSATPRVFAQSDDPLVVHRTAAELLGRIHEAAQQQNYEGAFVYQRGAFVQSSRIAHYTTRNDGEFEQLESLDGKPRKMLRHNDDLYTFIPERHLCVVEKRQNKDSFPALLAASSDQVLAVYEPKLLGTDRVAGIDSQVIELDPKDAFRFAYKLWADTKTGLLLRAQTLDPSGQVLEQLSFTQIRIGVPADKTGIANGIRNLTGWTVVHPPVEPVDMEAQGWQIAPTVPGFRKIRELRRPMAARDAGDPPIPVDQAVFSDGLAAISIFVEPAEKNSRKEGAGSSGATHVLVKRRGDFWITVLGEVPQTTLQQFASAIEYKAPK, via the coding sequence ATGCAGACGCTGCGGTTGAATAAAACGACGATCTGGGGGCGGCTGCCGGCATATCTGTTCTGTGCAGCCGTGTTGTTATCCGCGACACCGCGCGTCTTTGCGCAATCCGACGATCCGCTCGTCGTGCATCGCACGGCGGCGGAGCTACTTGGCCGGATCCACGAAGCTGCCCAGCAGCAGAACTACGAAGGCGCGTTCGTCTATCAGCGCGGCGCGTTCGTGCAGTCGTCGCGCATCGCTCATTACACGACGCGTAACGACGGCGAATTCGAGCAGCTCGAGAGCCTCGACGGCAAGCCGCGCAAGATGCTGCGGCATAACGACGACCTGTACACGTTCATCCCGGAACGGCATCTGTGCGTCGTCGAAAAACGGCAGAACAAGGATTCGTTCCCGGCGTTGCTCGCCGCGAGCAGCGATCAGGTGCTGGCTGTCTACGAACCGAAGCTGCTCGGCACCGATCGGGTCGCGGGTATCGACAGCCAGGTGATCGAACTCGATCCGAAGGACGCGTTCCGCTTTGCCTACAAGCTGTGGGCCGATACGAAGACGGGTCTGCTGCTGCGTGCGCAGACGCTCGATCCGAGCGGTCAGGTGCTTGAGCAGCTGTCGTTCACGCAGATTCGCATCGGCGTGCCCGCCGACAAGACGGGCATCGCGAACGGCATCCGCAATCTGACTGGCTGGACCGTGGTGCATCCGCCGGTCGAACCGGTCGACATGGAAGCGCAGGGCTGGCAGATCGCTCCGACAGTGCCGGGCTTCCGCAAGATTCGTGAACTGCGCAGGCCGATGGCCGCGCGCGATGCCGGCGATCCCCCCATTCCCGTAGATCAGGCTGTATTCTCCGACGGTCTCGCCGCGATTTCGATTTTTGTCGAACCGGCCGAGAAGAACTCTCGCAAGGAAGGGGCAGGCAGCAGCGGGGCGACGCACGTGCTGGTCAAACGGCGCGGCGATTTCTGGATCACTGTCCTCGGGGAAGTGCCCCAGACCACGTTGCAGCAATTTGCGTCTGCCATAGAATACAAAGCTCCCAAGTAA
- the fabF gene encoding beta-ketoacyl-ACP synthase II: MSRRRVVVTGLGLISPVGNTVADGWANLVAGKSGIANITKFDASNFSTRFAGEVKGFNIEEYIPAKEARHMDTFIHYGVAAGIQAMRDCGLEVTEENAERIGVVVGSGIGGLPMIEVTQTELLNRGPRRISPFFVPASIINMISGHLSIKFGIKGPNLAIVTACTTGLHCIGEASRLIEYGDADVMIAGGAESTVSPLGIGGFAAARALSQRNDDPATASRPWDKDRDGFVLGEGAGVMVLEEYEHAKARGAKIYAEVSGYGMSGDAYHMTAPVEDGDGARRCMLAALKNARVNTDEVNYLNAHGTSTPLGDLAETIGIKRAFGDQAKSMVVNSTKSMTGHLLGGAGGLESVFTVLAVHHQISPPTINIFNQDPECDLDYCANTAREMKIDVALKNSFGFGGTNGTLVFKRA; this comes from the coding sequence GTGAGCCGTCGTCGTGTTGTTGTTACAGGCCTTGGGCTGATCTCGCCTGTTGGCAATACTGTTGCCGACGGCTGGGCCAATCTGGTCGCCGGCAAATCAGGCATCGCCAATATCACGAAATTCGATGCGTCGAATTTCTCGACCCGCTTCGCCGGCGAGGTGAAGGGTTTCAACATCGAGGAATACATTCCCGCGAAGGAAGCGCGCCATATGGATACGTTCATCCATTACGGCGTGGCGGCCGGCATCCAGGCGATGCGCGACTGCGGCCTCGAAGTTACTGAAGAAAACGCGGAGCGTATCGGCGTCGTGGTCGGCTCGGGTATCGGCGGTCTGCCGATGATCGAAGTCACGCAGACCGAACTGCTCAATCGCGGTCCGCGCCGGATCTCGCCGTTCTTCGTGCCGGCATCGATCATCAACATGATCTCCGGCCATCTGTCGATCAAGTTCGGCATCAAGGGCCCGAATCTCGCGATCGTGACTGCGTGTACCACCGGTCTGCATTGCATCGGCGAAGCCTCGCGGCTGATCGAGTACGGCGACGCCGACGTGATGATCGCCGGCGGCGCGGAATCGACCGTGTCGCCGCTCGGCATCGGCGGCTTTGCGGCGGCGCGTGCGCTGTCGCAGCGTAACGACGATCCGGCGACGGCGAGCCGTCCGTGGGACAAGGATCGCGATGGCTTCGTGCTGGGCGAGGGCGCCGGCGTGATGGTGCTCGAAGAGTACGAACACGCGAAGGCGCGCGGCGCGAAGATCTACGCGGAGGTCAGCGGCTATGGGATGAGCGGCGACGCGTATCACATGACCGCGCCGGTCGAAGACGGCGACGGCGCACGTCGCTGCATGCTGGCCGCGCTGAAGAACGCGCGCGTCAACACGGACGAGGTCAACTACCTGAACGCGCACGGTACATCGACGCCGCTCGGCGATCTGGCGGAAACGATCGGCATCAAGCGCGCATTCGGCGACCAGGCGAAGAGCATGGTCGTGAATTCGACGAAGTCGATGACGGGCCACCTGCTCGGCGGCGCCGGCGGTCTCGAGTCGGTGTTCACGGTGCTGGCCGTGCATCACCAGATCTCTCCGCCGACGATCAACATCTTCAACCAGGACCCCGAGTGCGATCTTGACTACTGCGCGAACACTGCACGGGAAATGAAGATCGACGTCGCGCTAAAGAACTCGTTCGGGTTCGGCGGCACGAACGGCACGCTGGTCTTCAAGCGCGCCTGA
- the lepA gene encoding translation elongation factor 4 yields MDHIRNFSIIAHIDHGKSTLADRIIQLCGGLSDREMESQVLDSMDIERERGITIKAQTAALSYRARDGQVYNLNLIDTPGHVDFSYEVSRSLSACEGALLVVDASQGVEAQTVANCYTAIELGVEVVPVLNKIDLPAADPDNAISEIEDVIGIDATDATRCSAKTGLGVEDVLEALIAKVPAPKGDPDAPLQALIIDSWFDNYVGVVMLVRIKNGTLRPKDRIKLMATGAQYPVEHVGVFTPKSRDLESLSAGQVGFIIAGIKELAATKVGDTVTHVTKPATEPLPGFKEVKPQVFAGLYPVEANQYDALRESLEKLKLNDASLQYEPEVSQALGFGFRCGFLGLLHMEIVQERLEREFDMDLITTAPTVVYEVLLRDGSTIMVENPAKMPDPSYSEEIREPIVTVNLYMPQEYVGSVITLCTQKRGNQINMQYHGRQVQLTYEIPMAEIVLDFFDRLKSVSRGYASMDYEFKEYRTSDVVKVDMLINGDKVDALSVIVHRSQSQYRGREVAAKMREIIPRQMYDVAIQAAIGAHIISRENIKALRKNVLAKCYGGDISRKKKLLEKQKAGKKRMKQVGTVEIPQEAFLAILRVEDK; encoded by the coding sequence ATGGATCATATTCGTAATTTCTCGATCATCGCGCACATCGACCACGGCAAGTCGACGCTCGCAGATCGCATCATCCAGCTGTGCGGCGGTTTATCGGACCGTGAAATGGAATCGCAGGTGCTCGACTCGATGGATATCGAGCGCGAACGGGGTATCACCATCAAGGCGCAGACCGCCGCGCTGTCGTATCGCGCGCGCGATGGCCAGGTCTACAACCTGAACCTGATCGACACACCGGGGCACGTCGACTTCTCGTACGAAGTGAGCCGTTCGCTGTCCGCGTGCGAAGGGGCGTTGCTCGTCGTCGATGCGAGCCAGGGTGTCGAGGCGCAGACCGTGGCGAACTGCTACACGGCGATCGAACTCGGCGTCGAAGTCGTGCCGGTCCTGAACAAGATCGATTTGCCTGCGGCGGATCCCGACAACGCGATTTCCGAAATCGAAGACGTGATCGGCATCGATGCAACCGATGCCACGCGTTGCAGCGCGAAGACCGGTCTGGGTGTCGAGGACGTGCTCGAAGCGCTGATCGCGAAAGTGCCTGCGCCGAAGGGCGATCCGGATGCGCCGCTGCAGGCGCTGATCATCGATTCCTGGTTCGACAACTACGTCGGCGTCGTGATGCTCGTGCGTATCAAGAACGGCACGCTGCGCCCGAAAGACCGGATCAAGCTGATGGCGACCGGCGCACAGTATCCGGTCGAACACGTCGGCGTATTCACGCCGAAATCGCGCGATCTCGAATCGTTGTCGGCGGGGCAGGTGGGTTTCATCATCGCGGGCATCAAGGAGCTCGCCGCGACGAAGGTCGGCGATACCGTCACGCATGTGACGAAGCCCGCTACCGAACCGCTGCCCGGTTTCAAGGAAGTGAAGCCGCAGGTGTTCGCCGGCCTGTATCCGGTCGAAGCGAACCAGTACGACGCACTGCGCGAATCGCTCGAAAAACTCAAGCTCAACGACGCGTCGCTGCAATACGAGCCCGAAGTATCGCAGGCGCTCGGTTTCGGTTTCCGCTGCGGCTTCCTCGGGCTGCTGCACATGGAGATCGTGCAGGAGCGGCTCGAACGCGAGTTCGACATGGATCTGATCACGACGGCGCCGACCGTCGTCTACGAGGTGCTGCTGCGCGACGGCTCGACGATCATGGTCGAGAATCCCGCGAAGATGCCTGATCCGTCCTACTCCGAGGAAATCCGCGAACCGATCGTCACCGTGAATCTGTACATGCCGCAGGAGTACGTCGGCTCGGTGATCACGCTGTGCACGCAGAAGCGCGGCAACCAGATCAACATGCAGTACCACGGTCGCCAGGTGCAGCTCACGTACGAAATTCCGATGGCGGAAATCGTGCTCGACTTCTTCGACCGGTTGAAGTCGGTGTCGCGCGGCTATGCGTCGATGGACTACGAGTTCAAGGAATACCGCACGTCCGACGTCGTGAAGGTAGACATGCTGATCAACGGTGACAAGGTCGATGCGCTGTCGGTGATCGTCCACCGTTCGCAGTCGCAGTATCGCGGCCGCGAAGTGGCGGCGAAGATGCGCGAGATCATTCCGCGCCAGATGTACGACGTCGCGATCCAGGCGGCGATCGGCGCACACATCATCTCGCGCGAAAACATCAAGGCGCTGCGCAAGAACGTGCTGGCGAAGTGCTACGGCGGCGACATCTCGCGCAAGAAGAAGCTGCTCGAAAAGCAGAAAGCGGGGAAGAAGCGGATGAAGCAGGTAGGCACCGTTGAAATCCCGCAGGAAGCTTTCCTTGCTATCCTGCGCGTCGAAGACAAGTAA
- the fabD gene encoding ACP S-malonyltransferase: protein MKFAFVFPGQGSQSVGMLNAFADHAVVRETVQEASDALGQDLGKLIAEGPAEDLNLTTNTQPVMLTAAYAIYRAWQKAGGPAPSIVAGHSLGEYTALVASGALAFRDAVPLVRFRAQAMQSAVPVGEGGMAAILGLDDDTVRAVCSEASSAGVVEAVNFNAPAQVVIAGSKAAVEKACEIAKAKGAKRALPLPVSAPFHSSLLKPASDQLRAYLANVDMQVPSIPVINNVDVAIVNEPAAIKDALVRQAAGAVRWVECVQAIARDGVTHVIECGPGKVLNGLTKRIDGTLVGASVFDPASLDETLKLVTA, encoded by the coding sequence ATGAAATTTGCGTTCGTTTTTCCGGGGCAGGGCTCGCAGTCGGTCGGCATGCTTAACGCGTTTGCCGATCACGCTGTCGTGCGTGAGACCGTCCAGGAAGCATCCGATGCGCTCGGGCAGGATCTCGGCAAACTGATCGCCGAAGGCCCGGCCGAGGATCTCAACCTCACCACCAATACGCAACCCGTGATGCTGACCGCCGCCTATGCGATCTATCGCGCGTGGCAAAAGGCTGGTGGCCCGGCGCCGTCGATCGTCGCGGGCCATAGCCTCGGCGAATATACGGCGCTCGTCGCGTCCGGCGCGCTCGCATTCCGCGATGCTGTGCCGCTCGTGCGCTTTCGCGCGCAGGCGATGCAAAGCGCAGTGCCGGTCGGCGAAGGCGGTATGGCGGCGATCCTCGGTCTCGATGACGACACCGTGCGTGCGGTGTGCAGCGAAGCGTCGTCGGCCGGCGTCGTCGAGGCGGTGAATTTCAATGCGCCCGCGCAGGTCGTGATCGCGGGCAGCAAGGCCGCGGTCGAAAAAGCCTGCGAGATCGCGAAGGCGAAGGGCGCAAAGCGCGCACTGCCGTTGCCGGTGTCGGCACCGTTCCACTCGTCGCTGCTCAAGCCCGCATCGGATCAGTTGCGCGCGTATCTCGCGAACGTCGACATGCAGGTGCCGTCCATTCCGGTCATCAACAACGTCGACGTCGCGATCGTCAACGAACCGGCTGCGATCAAGGATGCGCTGGTGCGTCAGGCGGCCGGCGCGGTGCGCTGGGTCGAATGCGTACAGGCCATCGCGCGCGATGGCGTGACGCACGTTATCGAGTGCGGACCGGGCAAGGTACTCAACGGTCTCACGAAGCGGATCGACGGCACGCTCGTCGGTGCATCGGTGTTCGACCCGGCTTCGCTCGACGAAACGCTCAAGCTTGTGACTGCGTGA